Part of the Paenibacillus sp. JNUCC32 genome is shown below.
GCCCTCCGCACGGCATCCTTCAGCATCTGCAGCTCGGCTTGCCGTCCGTAGAATTGGGCCGATTCCACCCATCGTTCCGGTATATCCCGGCTTCCAAGTCGGAATGGTTCCACCTCGCCTGTAACCTGAAGCCGATTGAAACACTCCTCAAGGTCCGTTTGAATACCGAATGCGCTGACATACCTATCGTCGGGCATCTTCTCCATGCATTTCTGTATAATATCGGACACTATTTTGGGGATGAAGGGGAATTTGCGGTGCAGAGGCTCAGGGGTGCCGGCAAGATGGCGGTATACCGTATTTACAGGGTCGATATGTTCAAAGGGTAACGTACCGGACAACCACTCGTATAATATGATCCCGAGGGAATAAAAATCGGATCGGTAATCCGGCGTCATTCCCGTTCTGCGTGTCTGTTCGGGCGATATATAAGGAAGAAACGCATCCGGCCGGCTTAAGGAAGACAACGGGCTTTTGCCCGCTTCGGTTGAACACATACGGATATCGATCAGCTTCACTTCATAGGTGCGGGGATTGACCATCAGATGAGAGGGCGTGATTTCGTTCAGCGTCATATTCTCTCGATGAATCCGAATAAGACAATCGGTTATGGCAACAGCCATGCGCAGGAGATCCGGAAGTTCCGGAACGTCAGAATATGCCCGCAGCAGCTGTTCCAATGTAACCCCGGCCATCTCTTTCAGGATAAGAACCGGCCGATCTGCGATCATCTCCAAACTGTACGCTTCCAAGGCTCCACGGCCATCCAGCTTCTTCAATACGTCATACTCGTATCGAAAAGCAGCCACCATGGCCGATTCCGGACCTGCATCGCGCGTTGTCTTGGCTAAGACGCGCAAACCGTCGATAGAACGCGAAAGTCTAAAGAGTTGAATGTCTCCATTAGTATGGATTACGTCCAATGTTTGATATCCTGGCATTTCAAACATAAAGTTCCACTCCCTGATTATATGTAACAGCGTATTTAATGATCGCAGGCTAATTAAGGCTATTATAGCATTCGTCATTGCCGTGCTATATCAATCGCAAAAAGCTTGCGGCATTTCTTTTCTTCTGATATGCAGTAGGCTCGGTTCCGCAATCTTCGGCAGAACGAATGGGGAAAACAGACCATCCCTTTTGGTGGTCTGTTCTCATGGCTTGCCGTATGTATTGACGCTGCGAAACATCTGCAATCAAGCATGGCCTTATTCATGACAATCATCGTTGTTGTACCGAACATATTTAATATAATAGAAGGGCAGCGCGACAAATAGTGAGTGGTGTCATTAAATTGTCATATGACATCGATCAGATTTTAGGGAATGACAGAGGTTTGCCAAATCGCGGTGACGGTTGATGAGGGTAACTTGGGGAGAGGACGACGGGTTCGGTCTTGATTTCAGTGTTCTCCAAGTTGAATTTATGAATGTCAATTCCTAGCTGAATACAAACGTCTTCTATTTTCAGATTAATGGACATACATCACCTCATGAACGGATATGACCTTACTTCACAGAGCATCTGAAATCATATTTTGTATCCAAGCCAGGATGTGATTTACCTCATAAATATAACGCATGGCCCGTGCGACCAACAGTGTGTGTTGTCATGAATATTGTCATATGACAATCATCTCGAATTGGTGGAATAGGAAATAAAATGAAAAAGAGCACGCCAATTTGCGTCCTCTTCTCCAATCATTCACAAGACACCATCATCGCTGACAGCGAATCAAGGCTATTTGCTCAACACGGCCGCAGCCTCCGTCAGCATCATTCCGCTCAGCTGCACGCTCAGTTGAACGGGAAGAGTCGGCAGAGCGTCCCAGGCAGGGCCGCATAAACCAGCATCCTCAAGCATTCCCTTCTCCCATAGCGTTTCCGCGTTGCACTGGATCATTCGGCGTACGGCGTCCTCTTCGGGCGCCTCTTCAAGCAGCAGCAGCAAATAACGGATCAGGATGCCTTTAAACAGACCCGTGTCGTCAATGCCTTCATCGGGCAGAAGCAGGGTTTTTGGATCGCACAGCTCCAGCATGCACGCGTCAGCGGTCCGTTTCGCGTCTTCGAGATAGAACTTATCCCCCGTACAACGGTATAATTCCACTCCGGCACCGAGGAACACGCCCTGGCAATACGTGAATTTCCAATCGTAATCGATCTCACCGTCGCCCAGCCGGTTCATGCCATCCCATACAAACCCGGTCGATTGCTCGACAAGTCGGCTTTTGTTCCATTCATAGATGCGCTTTGCCCAATTCAAATCCTCTTCGTTTCGCTCCAAAAGATACAGCCTCGCCGCCAAAATGGCGGCAGGCGCGTTAGCCGGCGTGTTTTTGTAATCCAGCTGATCCTTCTTCCACGCCATGCCGCCCCCGCAGTGATCGTTCCAAGCGGTCTTGATGTCTTCCCACAGCGTAAGCGCCTGCTCCTTGTACCACTCGCGTCCGGTAGCCTGATGCGCACGAAGCAGTGCGAGTGCCGTCCATTCCATGTCATCGTAGTAATTGTGGGTGAACGTATGGCCGTTGTACTTGTACAGGCTTCGGCTGAATGCTTCCATTCGGTCGGCATACACCGGTTTTCCCGTGCGATGATAAGCGTCCACCAGCACATCCAGCACATGCGCCTGCCACCAATAATAGAAATTCTCGCCTGCTGCGGCATGTTCCCGCGGAAACCATTGATCCATAATGCCGCTATCCGGGTTTCCGTAATTTCGGTACATGGCCTCCTGCAGCCGGTCCGCTCTCTCATCCCAGTTCGCCGCAGAATTCCCACCACCGCTCCCCCCAGCCTGCTCCGCAGACTGTTCCAACTCGGCCGCACATTCAAGCAGCATCACGCCGCTCAGCTGCGAGCTGAGCTGAACGATAGCGTCAGACAGTGGACGGCTCTTCCAATCGGTCCCGAACAACGCGCCATCTGCAGTCTTTCCCTGTTCCCAGAGCACATTGGCGTTCCGGCTCAGCCACCCTGCAGCTTCTGTTGCTTCAGGCCACACCTTGATGGCTTCCGTTACATAACGGATCAGGATGCCTTTGAACAATCCGGCGTCGCCTCCGCCTTCGTCCGGGAGGATGCCTTCTGCCGAATCCGCCAGCTCTACGCGCATCGCTTGAAAGGTCCGCTTGGAGTCTTCAAGGTACGCCGAATCACCCGTAACCCGAAACAGCTCGACCGCTGCTCCGATAAATACGCCTTGGCAATAAGTGAATTTCCAATCTTTATCGATGGCCCCGTCTCCGGTACGGTTCATTCCATCCCAGACAAAACCCGTGGCAGGATCCACGAGGGCATTCTTCTGCCAAGCGTAAATTTTCCGAGCCCATTCCAGGTCGGCCGGATTACCGAAAGCCCGATACAGCCGTGCCGCCAAAATAACCGCAGGCGCATTAGCCGGGGTATTCTTATAACCGAGCTGCTCCTTGTGCCAAGCAATTCCCCCGCCTTGAACATCGTTCCAGCCGGTTTGAATATCCTCCCAGAGCGTCAGCGCCGCTTGCTTGTACTTCTCCAGCCCCGTCGCCTCATAGGCGCGCAGCCATGCCAGCGCCATCCATTCCATGTCATCGTACAGCTCATTCGGCCATGTGCCGTCATTCCGGCGGAGCACTCCCTCATACAGCTGCTCCAGCCGCTCCGCATACAACGGATCCGCCGTGCGAACATAACCGTCCACCAGCACATCCGCCGCATGCGCCATCCACCAATAATGGAAAATCGTGTTGCACGCCCCGTCCGGGCACGGCGTTTCTATATTGTACATACGGATCGAATCATTCCAGAAATGACGTTCCAGCGCGCGCTGCGCCTCATTGGCCCTTTTGGTCCATATACCGGACACCGTTATCATTGTCGAAATCACTCCTGACATCTCAATATGCAAGTTTCCTTTTTCCATGAGTTACGCATATCCAGCTTCCATCCCGCTAGCCTTTGATCCCGCTAAATGCGATGCCCTGAATGAAGTACCGCTGCAGAGCCAGGAACAGGACAAGGATCGGCAAAATAGCCACCAGCGCCCCGGCCATCATCGGGCCGTAATCCGTCTGGAAATTGAACGAGAAGGCCTGGAGCCCCATCTGGATCGTCGCCTTGTTCGGATCGTTCAGCACGATCATCGGCCACAGGAAGCTGTTCCAGCCCGCCTGAAACGTGAAGATGCTCAGGGTTGCCAGCGCCGGCTTGGTCAGAGGCAAATAGATGCGCCAAAAAATTTTGAATTCGCCGCAGCCTTCAATCCGTGCCATCTCCATCATGTCGGAGGGGAGCGTCAGGAAGAACTGCCGCATGAAGAACACCGCAAACGTGCCGGAAGCCCCCGGAAGAATGATCCCCCAGAAGGAATTCATCAGCCCCATGCCGCCGCTTCCGAACAGGTCGTTGCCTCCCATCAGCGGTATATGGCGCAGCACATACACGCTCGGAATCATTGTGACGATGCCCGGGACCATCATCGCGGCCAGCAGCACGCGAAAGAGTCCCGAGTTGCCTTTGAACTTCAGCTTGGCAAAAGCGTAGCCGCTGAGCGAACCGAAGAACAGGTTGAGCAGCACGCCGGTAATGGCCAGAAAGAATGAATTCCAGAAATAAAGGCCGAAGGGTACGGTTGTGAACGCCTTTTTATAGTGCTCCAGCGTGATGTCCGTAGGGAACCATTTGATCGGCATCGAGAACATATCCTCATCCGGCTTAAAAGAGGTCATCACGCTCCAGTAGAACGGGAGAAACATGACGATGGCGATCAGAATGGCACTGATATAAAAGACGCTCGCGGTAAGGATTCGCTGCCGCTTGGCCTGACTCTCAATTGCTCTCATCTCTTGTCTTCCTCCTCTAAGCCCCGATTACACAATCGATTCTTCCGATTTATTGATCTTCATGCTGATCAGCGAGAAGACCAGAATCGCCATCGCCAGCACGAAGGCCTGCGATGATGCATACCCCATCTGCAGCTGGTTAAAGCCCTGCTGATAAATGAGATAAACCGGCGTTTTCGTTGCATTGGCGGGTCCGCCCTGCGTGAGCACGAATGCCTGATCAAACAGCTGCAGCGCGCCGATAATCGACATCGTGCTGACAAGGAATGTGGTCGGCCGCAGCTGCGGCCAGGTAATGTAACGCAGGCAATCGAATTTGCTGGCACCGTCCAGACGAGCGGACTCGTACAGATAATCCGGCACGCCCTGAAGTCCGGCCAGGTAAATGATCATATTGGAGCCTACGCTCTGCCACAGCGTCATCATAATAATCGACAGCATGGCGGTATCGGTCTGGGACACCCAGGCCGGGCCCGTGATGCCGAACAGCGACAGGATCCCGTTAACGAGCCCGTATTCGGGATGCAGCATCCAGATCCAGACGGTGGCCGCCGCGACCGCCGACGTCAAGGTCGGAAGATAGTAAAACGTCCGCAGCGCCTTGACTCCCCTCGCCGCCCGGTTCAGCAGGATCGCCAGCAGAAGGGAGATCAGTACGTTGAGCGGCACGAACACCACCGCATAGATCATCACGTTAACGAAGGTTTTCCAATACAAATCATCGCCGAACAGTCGCCTGTAATTGTCCATGCCGACCCAGTCGTTCGAGCTGAGCACGTCATAATTGGTAAAACTCAGGTATAGCGCCATTCCAACCGGGATCACCATGAATACCGCAAATAACAGCATTGTCGGCATAATGAACAGGTAGCCCATCCTGGCCTGGTGTTTGCCAAGCCTCGTGACGGAAGCAGGCTTGGCGCTGACTGGCTTCGTGGCGGAAGTCATCCTCATGCTCCTTTCTGTAGCTCCTAGAATCCCCGAATGCGTTAACGGGCAACGGCATTTTCCTTCAGTTGCTTATCGCCCTGCTCCTGGCTGAGCCGGAGGGTCTCTTCGGCGCTCTGCTTGTTCTGCATGAACAGCTCCAGATTCGGAATGACGGCGTTCTCCTCCATGACGGAGTAACCCGGATGCGTCGGCCGTGTTTTGGCAAATTCAAGCGTTTCCATAAACGGTATCCATTTCGGATCGTCCGCGAAGAACGGATCTTCAAAGGCAGGCTTGAAGCCCGGCATATTCAGGCTCGTTTTGGCCCATAACACGGCATTGTCCTTGTTGGCCGTCCACCATTTGATAAACTCCCAAGCCTCCTCCGGATGCTTCGAGCCTTGCGGAATGACAAGCCCAAAGCCGCCCATAACGCTCCCCTTGTCGCCGTTCGGTCCTGCCGGTGGCGGCACGATGCCATACTCCAGGTCTTTGCCGTATTTATCATAGGTGCTCAGCATCCACGGGCCGGTGTAGAGCATGG
Proteins encoded:
- a CDS encoding carbohydrate ABC transporter permease, which codes for MRAIESQAKRQRILTASVFYISAILIAIVMFLPFYWSVMTSFKPDEDMFSMPIKWFPTDITLEHYKKAFTTVPFGLYFWNSFFLAITGVLLNLFFGSLSGYAFAKLKFKGNSGLFRVLLAAMMVPGIVTMIPSVYVLRHIPLMGGNDLFGSGGMGLMNSFWGIILPGASGTFAVFFMRQFFLTLPSDMMEMARIEGCGEFKIFWRIYLPLTKPALATLSIFTFQAGWNSFLWPMIVLNDPNKATIQMGLQAFSFNFQTDYGPMMAGALVAILPILVLFLALQRYFIQGIAFSGIKG
- a CDS encoding carbohydrate ABC transporter permease, coding for MTSATKPVSAKPASVTRLGKHQARMGYLFIMPTMLLFAVFMVIPVGMALYLSFTNYDVLSSNDWVGMDNYRRLFGDDLYWKTFVNVMIYAVVFVPLNVLISLLLAILLNRAARGVKALRTFYYLPTLTSAVAAATVWIWMLHPEYGLVNGILSLFGITGPAWVSQTDTAMLSIIMMTLWQSVGSNMIIYLAGLQGVPDYLYESARLDGASKFDCLRYITWPQLRPTTFLVSTMSIIGALQLFDQAFVLTQGGPANATKTPVYLIYQQGFNQLQMGYASSQAFVLAMAILVFSLISMKINKSEESIV
- a CDS encoding glycoside hydrolase family 76 protein; protein product: MITVSGIWTKRANEAQRALERHFWNDSIRMYNIETPCPDGACNTIFHYWWMAHAADVLVDGYVRTADPLYAERLEQLYEGVLRRNDGTWPNELYDDMEWMALAWLRAYEATGLEKYKQAALTLWEDIQTGWNDVQGGGIAWHKEQLGYKNTPANAPAVILAARLYRAFGNPADLEWARKIYAWQKNALVDPATGFVWDGMNRTGDGAIDKDWKFTYCQGVFIGAAVELFRVTGDSAYLEDSKRTFQAMRVELADSAEGILPDEGGGDAGLFKGILIRYVTEAIKVWPEATEAAGWLSRNANVLWEQGKTADGALFGTDWKSRPLSDAIVQLSSQLSGVMLLECAAELEQSAEQAGGSGGGNSAANWDERADRLQEAMYRNYGNPDSGIMDQWFPREHAAAGENFYYWWQAHVLDVLVDAYHRTGKPVYADRMEAFSRSLYKYNGHTFTHNYYDDMEWTALALLRAHQATGREWYKEQALTLWEDIKTAWNDHCGGGMAWKKDQLDYKNTPANAPAAILAARLYLLERNEEDLNWAKRIYEWNKSRLVEQSTGFVWDGMNRLGDGEIDYDWKFTYCQGVFLGAGVELYRCTGDKFYLEDAKRTADACMLELCDPKTLLLPDEGIDDTGLFKGILIRYLLLLLEEAPEEDAVRRMIQCNAETLWEKGMLEDAGLCGPAWDALPTLPVQLSVQLSGMMLTEAAAVLSK